The DNA sequence GAGAAGGGCGAGGATCCCAGACGGAATCCTTGCTGTCCAGCTTGCCATCTACGGCTGCCAGGCAAAGATCGACCAGATCCGACTTCAACCGCAGCATGATTGGCTGCGTTTCCGGATCGCCAAAACGACAGTTGAATTCAATGACCTTGGGTTGACCGCTCTTATCGATCATCAGGCCAGCATAGAGGAAGCCGGTATAGACGTTGCCTTCGGCTGCCATACCGCGAACGGTTGGCCAAATCACTTCATCCATCACGCGCTGGTGGATTTCGTCGGTAACGACCGGGGCTGGCGAGTAAGCCCCCATGCCGCCAGTGTTCGGGCCGGTATCGCCATCGCCAACGCGTTTGTGATCCTGGCTGGTTGCCATGGGCAGCACGTTCTCGCCGTCAACCATCACAATAAAGCTGGCTTCTTCACCGTCGAGGAACTCTTCGACAACAATACGGTGGCCCGCATCGCCAAAGGCGTTGCCCGCCAGCATATCCTGAATCGCGTCTTCTGCTTCCTGTAGCGTCATCGCCACAATCACGCCTTTGCCCGCAGCCAGACCATCAGCTTTGATCACAATGGGGGCGCCTTTACTGCGCGTATAGGCAAGAGCCGCTTCGACATCAGTAAAGTTCTGGTATTCGGCCGTTGGGATCTGATGGCGAGCCAGGAAATCTTTGGTAAAAGCTTTAGAGCCTTCAAGCTGCGCAGCAGCCTGCGTAGGGCCAAAGATCTTCAGGCCAGCGGCACGGAAAGCATCTACCACGCCGATAACCAGCGGTGCTTCCGGGCCGACAATGGTCAGATCGATTTTTTCATTTTGTGCAAAGCTCAGCAGGGCAGGGA is a window from the Pantoea sp. CCBC3-3-1 genome containing:
- the purD gene encoding phosphoribosylamine--glycine ligase, which gives rise to MKILVIGNGGREHALAWKASQSPLAETVFVAPGNAGTALEPALQNVAISATDIPALLSFAQNEKIDLTIVGPEAPLVIGVVDAFRAAGLKIFGPTQAAAQLEGSKAFTKDFLARHQIPTAEYQNFTDVEAALAYTRSKGAPIVIKADGLAAGKGVIVAMTLQEAEDAIQDMLAGNAFGDAGHRIVVEEFLDGEEASFIVMVDGENVLPMATSQDHKRVGDGDTGPNTGGMGAYSPAPVVTDEIHQRVMDEVIWPTVRGMAAEGNVYTGFLYAGLMIDKSGQPKVIEFNCRFGDPETQPIMLRLKSDLVDLCLAAVDGKLDSKDSVWDPRPSLGVVLAAGGYPGDYGTGDQIHGLPLEETPDGKVFHAGTKMQDDLVVTNGGRVLCVTALGEDVAAAQKHAYELAKHISWNKSFSRSDIGYRAIGRK